From Oscillatoria sp. FACHB-1407:
GGCAGCCGTGACCGGATTGGGAATGGCAAAGGCACCGCCTCTGATCGCACTGCTGGCGATGGCGATCGCAGGCATCACAGTAGGTGGACTGTGGATCATGCTGGTTGGGGCATTGCGTCACTACCGAGGGGTGAATGAGACCATCAGTAGTTTGCTGTTGAACTATGTGGCGATCGCCTTCCTCAACCATATGGTTGAGGGCCCCTGGCGAGATCCCAGTTCGCTCAACCAACCCTCCACCTATCCATTAGCAGAGGCTTTGCAACTGGGGGACTTTCCCGGTTCTCGGATTCATTACGGGCTGCTGTACGGGTTGGTGGTGTGTGCGATCGCCTATGTCCTGATTCAACGCACCACCTTCGGTTTTGCGATTCGCACCGTTGGCGGCAATATTCGCGCCGCCCGAATTGCTGGACTCGCGGTTGGCAAACTGACCTTAGCCATTTGCTTTCTGGCAGGCTCCTGTGCCGGATTGGCAGGCATGGTGGAAGTGGCAGCCGTACATGGACGGGCAAATGGCGCGCTCCATTCAAACTATGGCTATACCGGAATTTTGGTTGCTTTTGTGGCGAAACAGAATCCCTTAGCCGTTGTTCTAGTCTCTACTTTGTTAGGCGGTATCTTAGCCAGCGGCAGCATTTTGCAACGCGCTCATGGAATGCCCGATGCGACGGTTCTAGTCTTTCAAGGCTTGATCTTCCTGGTGATTCTGTATAGTGAGTCGCTTTACGGTCAGCTTCCCTGGTTTCAAGAACCCGCCATCATCGATGATGACGCGGTTGCTTCGCAGTTCCCCGAAGGGGTAATCGCCCCTGCTCAACCCCTTGATCCGCTTTCGTCTACCGTGCAAGGAGTTCATCAATGACCCCTGAATCTCTCGGTTGGTGGGGTGTGCCCCTGGCAATTCTAGGTGGCTTACTGCGGGGCAGTGTTCCCTTTTTGTTTGTCAGTTTAGGAGAATGTTTGACGGAAAAAAGCGGCAAGATCAATCTGGGTTTAGAAGGAACTTTGCTGATGGGTGCGATGAGTGCCTACGCCGTTTCCTATCACACCGGATCACCCTGGCTAGGGGTTGTTTGTGCCGGAGTTGCCGGAATGGGGTTAGGTGCCATTCATACCTGGCTCGTGCAACAGCGCAGAGTCAACGATATTTCTGTGGGCATTGCCATGATGCTCTTTGGAGGTGGGTTAGCCTTTTACATTGGTAAGCCTTACATTCAACCGATCGCCCCCCAGTTGCTTGCCATTCGTTTTGGAGAGTGGAGCCATTTACCGCAAGTCAAATCTGCGTTAATGATCAGTCCATTGCTTTTGTTAGGACTGGCGATCGCCCCTCTGATGCAGTGGTTCTTCACCTCTACGCGATGGGGCTTGATGGTGCGAGCGGTGGGAGAAAGTCCAGCCGCAGCCAGGGCGATGGGAATTCCTGTTCGTCGGGTACAGGCACTGTGCATTGTCTTTGGCAGCTTTTTAGCGGGAGTGGCAGGATCTTACCTGTCCCTCTACTTTCCGGGGAGCTGGAACGAAAATATTTCCAGTGGACAGGGGCTGATTGCAGTCGCGCTAGTGATTTTTGCTCGTTGGAATCCGATGCAGTGTCTCTACGCCGCACTTCTATTTGGTGGAACTCAGGGATTAGGTCCCGCTTTGCAATCGGTGGGGGTGGACTCCTATTACTACGTGTTTAATTCCATACCCTATGTGCTGACGCTGGCGGTCATGGTGTTGACGTGTTCTCCCACAAGAGCTTCCGTTGGTGCACCAGAGTCATTAGGGAAACCCAGTGAATAGCAAACGACTGTGTACACATAAGCCCAGACTGACTTCGTTTAAGCCTTTTTTGCCCCCTAAATCCCCCAATTCCGGGGGACTTCCGGAGAGGTTCCCCCCAGAATTGGGAGGCTAGGGGGCAGTTCGACGGATATGAGTAGTTAAAAGTAGATAAGTAGACATGGGACTGGATACCTTCGACCTGTTGATCCAGCAAGCTAAGTTGCCGGATGGATCATTGGCTCAAGTTGCGGTTAAAAGTGGACGCATTCATGCGATCGCGCCTCCTGATCAAAATCTTGGCACAGCTAAGGAAAAGCTGGATATACAAGGCAACTTGCTTTGTCCCGGTTTGGTTGATGGACATATTCATCTGGACAAAACTTTCTGGGGCACGTCCTGGCAATCGCATATTCCAGGGAACACCGTGCGGCAGCGGGTTGAAATCGAAAAACAGATGCTTCGAGAAATCAAAGTTCCGGTTGAGGAACGGGCTTCCCGTTTAACAGAACTGGCAATTCAACAAGGGACGACGCTAATTCGCACGCACGTAGACATTTATCCTGAAGTTGGCTTACGCAATTTAGAAGGGGTGCTTACAGTCCGCGATCGCTATCGAGATTTTGTTGATATTCAGATCGTTGCTTTTCCCCAAAGCGGCTTACTCTCTTGCCCGGGAACCCTGGAACTATTAGACGCTGCTCTATCTGAAGGGGCTGATTTAATCGGTGGACTTGACCCCGCAGGCATTGATCAAGATGTGAGCGGACATCTTCATGAGATTTTTCGTCTGGCAGACAAGCACGGCGTTAGCATTGACATCCACCTACACGACCCCGGTCATTTAGGCATTTACGAACTTGAGCAGATTGCCCAACGGACGATCGCAACCGGAATGCAAGGGCGCGTTGCCGTCAGCCATGCCTACTGTTTAGGGATGGTGCCCTCGGATCTGGCAGATGTAACCGCAGAAAAATTAGCCAACGCTGCGATCGCTATCATGACCAATGCACCAGGACATCATCCCTTTCCTTCGATTGCTCGTTTGCGGCAAGCAGGGATTACGGTCTTTTCAGGATCTGATGA
This genomic window contains:
- a CDS encoding ABC transporter permease, giving the protein MLRRWRSVLESICIPVGAIALALLLFGLFCAIQGYNPLAIYASIYKAAFASWFSWQNTLIRSAPLMLSALCTVLPARLGLIVIGNEGALVLGGLMAAVTGLGMAKAPPLIALLAMAIAGITVGGLWIMLVGALRHYRGVNETISSLLLNYVAIAFLNHMVEGPWRDPSSLNQPSTYPLAEALQLGDFPGSRIHYGLLYGLVVCAIAYVLIQRTTFGFAIRTVGGNIRAARIAGLAVGKLTLAICFLAGSCAGLAGMVEVAAVHGRANGALHSNYGYTGILVAFVAKQNPLAVVLVSTLLGGILASGSILQRAHGMPDATVLVFQGLIFLVILYSESLYGQLPWFQEPAIIDDDAVASQFPEGVIAPAQPLDPLSSTVQGVHQ
- a CDS encoding ABC transporter permease: MTPESLGWWGVPLAILGGLLRGSVPFLFVSLGECLTEKSGKINLGLEGTLLMGAMSAYAVSYHTGSPWLGVVCAGVAGMGLGAIHTWLVQQRRVNDISVGIAMMLFGGGLAFYIGKPYIQPIAPQLLAIRFGEWSHLPQVKSALMISPLLLLGLAIAPLMQWFFTSTRWGLMVRAVGESPAAARAMGIPVRRVQALCIVFGSFLAGVAGSYLSLYFPGSWNENISSGQGLIAVALVIFARWNPMQCLYAALLFGGTQGLGPALQSVGVDSYYYVFNSIPYVLTLAVMVLTCSPTRASVGAPESLGKPSE
- a CDS encoding amidohydrolase family protein; the protein is MGLDTFDLLIQQAKLPDGSLAQVAVKSGRIHAIAPPDQNLGTAKEKLDIQGNLLCPGLVDGHIHLDKTFWGTSWQSHIPGNTVRQRVEIEKQMLREIKVPVEERASRLTELAIQQGTTLIRTHVDIYPEVGLRNLEGVLTVRDRYRDFVDIQIVAFPQSGLLSCPGTLELLDAALSEGADLIGGLDPAGIDQDVSGHLHEIFRLADKHGVSIDIHLHDPGHLGIYELEQIAQRTIATGMQGRVAVSHAYCLGMVPSDLADVTAEKLANAAIAIMTNAPGHHPFPSIARLRQAGITVFSGSDDVRNAWCPFSNADMLERAMLIAYRSNFLTDADLMTAFDMITIGGATVLGIEKYGLQKGAIADFVVLAAGSIPEAIATRASRKYVIKRGHITAKEDKLLASITCV